In the genome of Nocardia sp. NBC_00416, one region contains:
- a CDS encoding phosphotransferase family protein — protein MTALLAERATEVVSAAQQLLTKRMGAPVKLSDPTELSGSGRTTVLRVRVAENAFSLPRTLIIKQVRGSVPDPKNVTITPGVASVDSAFLREAVSYQFTTALSRGERPGAYLIAHSLPDRLLVLSDLGENTKLTDVLSSGAEPATRNAMMAFAQALGRMHAATVGREPDFVALLRRVDVVHRVDGIVQQAEAAVAEMPALLRHELGIEVPDEVTEQITHGARLFSGGRFRAFSPSDLCPDNVILNEEGARILDYEWGGFRDATLDIAYALVSFPGCLCDIELSRERATQMVEAWRSEVVGVWPALADDTLLADKILEARLIWVWLSTYWFLPADHARIAVAREHGLSVPRSDALLNRWAGLAEDARCIGNDAVGDFAEAVCAVLDEHLS, from the coding sequence ATGACTGCACTACTGGCCGAACGAGCCACCGAAGTCGTATCCGCAGCGCAGCAGTTGCTCACAAAGCGAATGGGTGCTCCGGTGAAGCTGAGCGATCCCACCGAACTCAGCGGTAGCGGACGAACCACTGTCCTACGCGTCCGGGTCGCCGAGAACGCTTTCTCGCTACCTCGCACCCTGATAATCAAGCAGGTGCGCGGTTCCGTGCCCGACCCCAAGAACGTGACGATCACGCCGGGCGTCGCGAGCGTGGATTCGGCATTTCTCCGGGAAGCGGTGTCCTATCAGTTCACCACCGCGCTGAGCCGCGGCGAGCGTCCCGGCGCCTATCTGATCGCGCACAGCCTGCCCGATCGTCTGCTGGTTCTCAGCGATCTGGGTGAGAACACCAAACTCACCGACGTACTGAGTTCGGGAGCCGAACCGGCCACCCGCAACGCGATGATGGCGTTCGCCCAAGCACTCGGCCGGATGCACGCCGCGACCGTCGGGCGCGAACCCGATTTCGTCGCGCTGCTGCGCCGCGTCGATGTGGTGCACCGGGTGGACGGGATCGTGCAGCAGGCCGAAGCCGCGGTCGCCGAGATGCCGGCGCTGTTGCGGCACGAACTCGGCATCGAGGTGCCCGACGAGGTGACCGAGCAGATCACCCACGGCGCCCGGCTCTTCTCGGGTGGCCGGTTCCGTGCGTTCAGTCCGTCGGATCTGTGCCCGGACAATGTGATCCTCAACGAGGAGGGCGCCCGAATCCTCGACTACGAATGGGGCGGATTCCGCGACGCCACCCTCGATATCGCCTACGCGCTCGTGTCGTTCCCCGGATGCCTCTGCGATATCGAACTCTCCCGTGAACGAGCCACTCAGATGGTGGAGGCCTGGCGCAGCGAGGTCGTCGGCGTCTGGCCGGCGCTGGCCGACGACACTCTGCTGGCGGACAAGATCCTCGAGGCCAGACTGATCTGGGTCTGGCTGAGCACCTATTGGTTCCTGCCCGCCGATCACGCACGAATCGCCGTCGCACGGGAACACGGTCTCTCGGTGCCGCGGTCCGACGCGCTGCTCAACCGGTGGGCGGGCCTCGCCGAGGACGCACGGTGCATCGGCAACGACGCGGTCGGCGATTTCGCCGAAGCGGTGTGCGCGGTCCTCGATGAACACCTGAGCTGA
- the aspS gene encoding aspartate--tRNA ligase produces the protein MLRTHLAGSLRSEQAGQTVTLSGWVARRRDHGGVIFIDLRDASGVAQAVFREGPAAEQSHRLRAEYCVRIVGVVEPRPEGNENPELPTGAIEVDVKELEVLNESAPLPFQLDDQPGEEARLKYRYLDLRREAPSHAIRLRSKVNAAARSVLAGHEFIEVETPTLTRSTPEGARDFLVPARLQPGSFYALPQSPQLFKQLLMVGGIERYFQIARCYRDEDFRADRQPEFTQLDLEMSFVRQEDVILLAEDILVALWELIGFRIPTPIPHMTYAEAMRRFGSDKPDLRFGVEITECTEYFANTPFRVFQAPYVGAVVMPGGAGQPRRQLDAWQDWAKQRGAKGLAYVLVGEDGALTGPVAKNLSEDERAGLAAHVGAEAGDCVFFAAGPAKAQRALLGAARAEIAHRVGLIDENAWSFVWIVDAPLFEPAADATASGDVALGYSAWTAVHHAFTSPKPESIDTFDTDPGSALAYAYDIVCNGNEIGGGSIRIHRKDVQERVFAVMGISEAEAQEKFGFLLDAFAFGAPPHGGIAFGWDRIVALLAGLDSIREVIAFPKTGGGVDPLTDAPAPITAQQRKEAGLDANPQSKEKGADGNGNGAVRTASSGGGVA, from the coding sequence CACGGTGGCGTGATCTTCATCGATCTGCGCGACGCCTCCGGCGTGGCGCAGGCAGTGTTCCGGGAGGGGCCGGCGGCCGAGCAGTCGCACCGGCTGCGGGCGGAATACTGTGTGCGGATCGTCGGCGTGGTCGAACCCCGCCCGGAGGGCAACGAGAACCCGGAGCTGCCGACCGGCGCCATCGAAGTCGACGTCAAAGAGCTCGAAGTGCTCAACGAGAGCGCGCCGCTGCCGTTCCAGCTCGACGACCAGCCCGGCGAGGAAGCCCGCCTCAAATACCGCTATCTGGACCTGCGTCGTGAGGCTCCCTCCCATGCCATCCGGCTGCGGTCCAAGGTCAACGCCGCCGCGCGCTCGGTACTCGCCGGGCACGAATTCATCGAGGTCGAAACCCCGACGCTGACCCGCTCCACCCCCGAGGGCGCGCGCGACTTCCTGGTGCCCGCCCGGCTGCAGCCCGGCAGCTTCTACGCGCTGCCGCAGAGCCCGCAGCTGTTCAAGCAGCTGCTGATGGTGGGCGGTATCGAACGGTACTTCCAGATCGCCCGCTGCTACCGCGACGAGGATTTCCGCGCCGACCGCCAGCCCGAGTTCACCCAGCTCGATCTGGAGATGAGTTTCGTGCGGCAGGAAGACGTCATCCTGCTGGCCGAGGACATCCTGGTGGCGCTGTGGGAGCTCATCGGTTTCCGGATTCCCACACCGATCCCGCATATGACCTACGCCGAGGCGATGCGGCGGTTCGGCAGCGATAAGCCCGACCTGCGTTTCGGGGTGGAGATCACCGAATGCACGGAGTACTTCGCGAACACCCCGTTCCGGGTGTTCCAGGCGCCCTACGTCGGTGCGGTCGTCATGCCGGGCGGAGCGGGGCAGCCGCGGCGCCAGCTCGACGCCTGGCAGGACTGGGCCAAACAGCGGGGTGCCAAGGGGCTGGCCTATGTGCTGGTCGGCGAGGACGGCGCGCTCACCGGTCCGGTGGCCAAGAACCTCAGTGAGGACGAGCGGGCGGGGCTGGCCGCGCATGTGGGCGCCGAGGCGGGCGACTGTGTGTTCTTCGCGGCCGGACCGGCCAAGGCGCAGCGCGCGTTGCTCGGCGCGGCACGCGCGGAGATCGCGCACCGGGTCGGCCTGATCGACGAGAACGCGTGGTCGTTCGTGTGGATCGTGGACGCCCCGCTGTTCGAACCGGCAGCCGACGCCACTGCCAGCGGCGATGTGGCGCTGGGCTATTCCGCGTGGACGGCGGTGCACCACGCTTTCACCTCGCCCAAACCGGAATCGATCGACACCTTCGACACCGACCCCGGTTCCGCGCTCGCCTACGCCTACGACATCGTGTGCAACGGTAACGAGATCGGCGGCGGCAGTATCCGTATCCACCGGAAAGACGTGCAGGAACGCGTATTCGCGGTGATGGGGATCAGCGAGGCGGAGGCACAGGAGAAGTTCGGGTTCCTGCTGGACGCGTTCGCCTTCGGCGCGCCGCCGCACGGCGGTATCGCCTTCGGCTGGGACCGGATCGTGGCCCTGCTCGCCGGGCTCGACTCGATCCGCGAGGTGATCGCCTTCCCGAAAACCGGCGGCGGCGTCGACCCGCTCACCGACGCACCGGCGCCGATCACCGCGCAACAGCGCAAGGAAGCCGGTCTGGACGCCAACCCCCAGTCCAAGGAGAAAGGGGCCGACGGTAACGGCAACGGTGCGGTGCGGACCGCGTCGAGCGGGGGCGGCGTCGCGTAA
- a CDS encoding replication-associated recombination protein A, with protein MSDGLFDMPGVGAVAPDIASPDAAARASGARAPLAVRMRPDTLDEVVGQQHLLGPGSPLRRLVEGSGAASVLLYGPPGTGKTTLASLISHATGRRFEALSALSAGVKEVRAVIDIARRRLTAGEQTVLFIDEVHRFSKTQQDALLAAVENRIVLLVGATTENPSFSVVAPLLSRSLVLQLHGLGPDEIRAVLTRAMADRRGLDGQYTVTAEALDHIVRIAGGDARRALTALEASAESSLDGTVGLDLVAASIDKAAVRYDRAGDQHYDVISAFIKSIRGSDVDAALHYLARMLTAGEDPRFIARRLMIHASEDIGMADPTALQTTTAAAQVVQLVGLPEARLALAQATIHLATAPKSGAVVAALGAAMADVAAGKAGTVPPHLRDGHYSGAERLGNAQGYRYPHDDPGGVLAQQYPPDELVGVDYYQPTDHGHERTVGPRVSTLRRIVRGRGPG; from the coding sequence ATGAGTGACGGTCTGTTCGATATGCCCGGTGTGGGGGCGGTCGCACCGGATATCGCCTCGCCGGACGCGGCCGCGCGGGCGAGTGGAGCGCGGGCGCCGCTGGCGGTGCGGATGCGGCCCGACACATTGGACGAGGTCGTCGGACAACAACACCTGCTCGGGCCCGGATCGCCGCTGCGCCGGCTCGTCGAAGGCTCGGGTGCGGCGTCGGTACTGCTCTACGGCCCGCCCGGCACGGGGAAGACCACGCTCGCGTCGCTGATCTCGCATGCCACCGGCCGGCGGTTCGAGGCGTTGTCCGCGCTCTCGGCCGGGGTCAAGGAAGTCCGGGCGGTGATCGACATCGCGCGGCGGCGGTTGACTGCGGGGGAGCAGACCGTGCTGTTCATCGACGAGGTGCACCGCTTCTCCAAGACCCAGCAGGACGCGCTGCTGGCCGCGGTCGAGAACCGGATCGTGCTGCTGGTGGGCGCGACCACGGAGAATCCGTCGTTCTCGGTGGTGGCGCCGCTGCTGTCCCGGTCGCTGGTGCTGCAGTTGCACGGGCTCGGCCCGGACGAGATCCGGGCCGTGCTCACTCGCGCGATGGCCGATCGGCGGGGTCTCGACGGGCAGTACACGGTTACGGCTGAAGCGTTGGACCATATCGTGCGCATCGCGGGTGGTGACGCGCGGCGCGCGCTCACCGCGCTGGAGGCGTCGGCGGAATCGTCGCTGGACGGGACGGTCGGCCTCGACCTGGTGGCCGCCAGTATCGATAAGGCCGCCGTACGCTACGACCGGGCCGGCGATCAGCACTACGACGTGATCAGTGCGTTCATCAAGTCCATCCGCGGCTCCGATGTCGACGCGGCGCTGCACTACCTCGCCCGGATGTTGACCGCCGGCGAGGATCCGCGATTCATCGCCCGCCGGCTGATGATCCATGCCAGCGAGGACATCGGCATGGCCGATCCGACCGCGTTGCAGACCACCACCGCGGCCGCGCAGGTCGTGCAGCTGGTCGGTCTGCCGGAGGCCCGGCTCGCGCTGGCCCAGGCGACCATCCATCTGGCGACCGCGCCGAAATCGGGCGCGGTGGTGGCCGCCCTCGGCGCGGCCATGGCCGATGTGGCGGCGGGGAAAGCGGGCACGGTGCCGCCGCATCTGCGCGACGGGCACTATTCGGGCGCGGAGCGGCTCGGGAATGCCCAGGGTTACCGCTATCCCCATGACGACCCGGGCGGGGTGCTCGCCCAGCAGTACCCGCCGGACGAATTGGTCGGCGTCGACTATTACCAGCCCACCGATCACGGTCATGAACGGACCGTCGGACCTCGGGTGAGCACGCTGCGCAGGATCGTCCGGGGTCGCGGCCCCGGTTAA